The sequence TGCCCTACAggtcatttttcttaaatcttttttctgtttgttcttcagATTTGATCATTTCTATCGatctattttcatatttactaGCCCTTCCTTCGGCAGTCTCCGTTAAGTAGTGAATTTTCACTTAATCTGTTGTATCTTTTAGTGCTATGACttccattctgttcttttttatggttccATTTTGTGGCTGAGATTCCTTTTATGTTCATTCATTAGGgccatcttttcctttaagtctttggatatttttatattaactgCTCGAAGTCCCTGTCTGCAACATCCAATGTCAATGTCCAGTGTCAACATCTACATCTGCTTTTATTGactggttttttttcttcatcatgggtcatatttttctgcttcttcacatATCTACTGATTTTTTACTGTATGGTGTACATTGTGAATGATACCTTGTAGAGAGTTTGGATTATGTCATTTAGCTTTATAAGATGTTGAGTTTTATTCTGGCAGGCATTTAAACTACTCTATCTTTTTGGTCAGGACAGGCTAGTATTATTTTTTGTTAGGAAGGAATCTATTTTGGTTTTCACCTTGGTCCTGAGGTATCACCCTTACTCTGTGGCTTACTCCTTACTCCCTAGCCATAGCCTTTCTCGGTCTCACTTGAATGGCCAAGGTGTTCAGCAAGGTCTCTCTATTCAGGCCAGGTCAGAACTCCACCACCTCCCATAATGTACAACTCCTACTATTACTATTCTTCTCTCAGCTCCACTGCAGGCAATCTCTCCCAGGCCTTGCAGAATCTTTCCTTGTATAAACACAGCCTAGTCCTTGGTTGAGGATTCACACAGTGAATCCCCACACATACTTCTGTCTCCAGGGTCTTGCATACCTCCCTTCTTCTCTAGTACCCTGTTCTGTAAACTTCAACTGCTTCAGAAGCCCAaaaccccaatctctgcctccacatCTCAGTAACATCACTGCTTAGCTTGGGTTCCACCTTCCTGTGCAGCAGCAGGCAGAAAGCCAGGGTCATCGCAGGATTCATCTTGCGTGTTTCCCATATCTCAAGAGCACAGTCCTACACTGCCTGTTCTTCAATGACTCAAACAGTTGACTCATAGTCTGTCTGTTTTTATAGGTGTTTTCAGTAGAAGGACAAGTGTAGTGCCAGTTTCTCTACAATGGCCAGAAGTGGAAGTCAAGCAGATGCAATGATGATTATAGTTCTAAAACAGTGGTTCCCAACCATGGGTGCCCACTGGAGTAccctgaggattttttttaatactagtGCCCCAGGGTATTTTTTACAAGCTCTCCGGGTAACCTGAAGCTGCAGCTAAGATTGAGAAGCTGTCTAAAGCACATCACAGTGTTTCTACTCTGCCTTCTCACTTGCATAAATTTTAGGCTTCTTGTTCCTATTTGATGCAAAATAATCCCCTCAATCACTCTGACTTCTTGGACCCTCCCATGAAGAGGGTTCTGATAGCTTCTTTGATAGCACAAGGCCAGATAGAGTACTATCCTCTGTAACGATCCTTGCTTGGTCAGCTGCTTCTGGGACCTATGCTTCCTCATCCACATTGACTTGATTAATAATTTGCAGTCATCATGAGTGTTACTGTTTTtgaaggtcattttttttttaacctatagcGTAACCACGTGTTCTAACACAACATCAGCCTGTGATTGCTGACTGCTTTGGAGATTCTTTAGACCTGAGACTGTTCCAATAGAATCAAGATAGAACATTGAATTTTTCTACTTGAAACCACACAACTATCTTTAGAAGAAAACTGGGTTCAAGCAGTAAGCCAGGCCAATTCCCATGAATCCTAGTCACCAGTTGTGGGAGGAGGGTAGcagccagggggtggggggaagtgtCTGGAGAATGAGAGCATCTTCAGAAACAATGCTAGAGTAGAGGTCACCACATTTTTTATCTTGCATCCCTATTAGTGGgttttctaaaataatgttttattttattttatttattaacattaaaaatgttttatcttcatTAAGAATATTAATATTGTATATAATTCTAATCATATTTTAGAGAGCAGtatgatttaaaatattgcataactttttaaaatattgatttaatacTTTATGATACAGCAAGTTGAAGGTCTGattttaagttcattttatttcatcactttttttttttttttttttttttgctgaggaagattagccctgagctaacatctgtgacaatcttcctccactttatatgtgggatgccaccaccacATGGCTGATGAATagttaggtctgcacctgggatctgaacccatgaacccaggctaccaaaatgcagcacaccaaacttaaccactatgccacagggctggcccgtaTCACTTGGTTTTGATGCCTGCCTTTACCCAAAAAGGGTGTCTCACAAAGATAAGTAGagccaaatggaagaaaaaatatcattaactGTATTTATTAAGCTACAATACCCATTTATCAATCTCATTTGCCAATTACAGAAAAGTGTTTTGTTGAAAGTCAGCTGGCAAATTTAAATCATCTCTGATACCCATCAGTTGTTCTTGCAAACTAATCAAAAGacgttccctttttttttttttttttttggtggggaagattggtcctgagctaacgtgtaccaatctttctctattttgtatgtgggatgctgccacggcacagcttgatgagtggtgtgtaggtctgtggctgggatccaaacccgcaaaccccaggctgccaaaccagagcacataagccccagtacgtagttctGTATACTTGTAAATTCTTttggttcttctacgtgagctgccaccatggcatggctactgacaggagagtggtgtggttctgtgctcaggaaccaaacccgggctgccaaagcagagcacgctgaacttaaccactaggccatcaggggtGGCtcccatttttataattttaataagtgGTTTGAAAGGCTGAAAATTTAATTTGGAACATTTTAAGCAGGTTAGAAATTTCTGTTTCCAACTTTTGAAGTGGGGATAtgtgaaaattttgaaaagtgataCACATCATTTTCAGTAACAAAATCACATAATGATAGAAATAGTTCCAGacatctgttttttaaatgcttttaaattagATATAATGTTTCATTTAGAAAGCAACTAGTGACATACCCAATGTTAAAATATCTCCTTTAACCATGAGGGACCAgattatagtttttgttttgttttggtttggtttggttttcaaaAACAGCCACCAGGAATTTTATCTCTGAGAACAACTTGCCATGTCAGAAAACAGCAAATTTGGAACACTATCCTTTTACATAAGAAAATTGTGTAATTCATCTTAAATTTCCGTAACTCTTCTTAAAGACCTTCCTGTGAGAACTAGTGAGCATCTATGTGGTACAAAAGATTTTCATAGTCATTTCCTATCTCATGAAAACTTATTGCAGATTACCCTAGTTTAGATATTTTTTTGCTTActcatctttattgaggtataattgacacacaataaacagcacatatttaaagtatacaatttgatgagtttggatatAGGTATGTGCCTGTGCAGTCAtcgccacaatcaagataatgaacacaaCCCTCACCCTCAAAGGTTTTCTCACGTCCCTTTGTAATTTACATGCACCCCCCTCCCcattcccaggcaaccactgatctgctttctgtttgcattttctgaagttttataGAAATTGAATCATACGTTATatactcttttttgtctggctccTTTTACTCCGTCTAATCATCttgggattcatccatgttgttgcacgtaCAATGGTTCATTCTTTTATTGGCAAGCACTATTCCATTATATGGCTGCACCTCGATTCATCGATCTGTTCACAAGCTGATGGACTATGGCCTCATGGTCCAGTCCTTGCTTGAGGCATGAGCTTCTCATTCCTGTTAAATGAGTCAGTCAAGATGGGAATGataacttctctctctctggtgtGGGAGGAATTCCTAAATCTAAGATGTGAGGTGAGAGACGTGCGGTACCCTACGGCTGACGTCAAGGATGTCATGGCACTCATCCACGCTCTCCGCTGCAGCAAGAACAAGAGCCAGCAGCCTGGGGCCCCACGTGAAGAAAAGCGTTCTCTGGCAAGAGACAAACCATCTGGTCCTCAAGCCCAGATATGAATTTCTCTGGTTCCCTCTGAAACtgagctattatttcttctaaaatatctttatatcctgaagagaaaagaaagtgtgtgtgcgtgtgtgtgtgtcacaaaAATGTGAGATCTTGCTTTATGAGATTCTTATCAAGAAATGGCTGGCAAAGTTCGCTTGAAAATGCCCTTTCTTGATTCTGCGTGACCAATCACCCACACTAACCAGGGGCCCCACAGAAAGAATCAGTTCATGATTCAAATGGGCAGTCTGATACAGCTGTTTAATGGTCTACCGCAATAAAAGAGGAATCATACCAGCTGTAAAGCTATTGCCAGCACTGATCCGGACCCTGGCAGTCAGAGCCAACCACGCCCACGTGTTTCCGAGGGGAAAGGCAGAATTAGAAGAGGGTTGTCTGTCCATTtgttttaacctctctgacctgAGATGAATCTCCTTATGGACGTGTGGTGGGCAAACTGCAGAGTCCTTCTTTCCCCAGGCAGGAATACAGCTTCTAAGTAACACGTAGGCTCACAGCCCAGACGCCCTGGCCACGCtttgccctgggggaggggagggggaggggagagggcaggaggaagtgaAGCGACTGGGGTGAGATGGAGAACATCAGGTTAGAGATGGTGGCCAGCCCACCCATTCTGAACACGGATTTGGGCAACGACAACAACAAACCTTCTGCCTGCGCGTGTAGATGTGTCTCTGAACCATCTAAGGAAAGGTTCTCAGTCTGAGACCATCCTCACCGTTCTGTGAAACAGCCAGGGGGCAGCTGGATGCTCTCAAAATCCTGCTGTCTGAAGGGAGGAGACTTGGAGGAACCAGAAGCAATTCTGGAAGGACGTTCTTTTTAAAGGTGTTTCTCAGCATTTGTTCAATTTCTATCTTTAAATCCGAGTACAGAATATGTCATCACACGTTCTTCTCTGCTTCCTACACGCACCGTGTTGCCATCTGAGTGTCCTGCAGCCAGCTCACTGAGGGCCACGGGCTGTCCTGTTCACCCGTATGTTTCTAGAACCCAGGACAGCACCTGGCACCAAGTCGGAACTTAATAAAAGGTTCTTGCAAGAGTGAGTGAAGAAGTTcactggatggatggagggatggatggacagTGTCTGGGGCTAAGATCAGGAGTGGAAGTAACTCAGGAAGACAGCGTGGCCCCCTGGGAGACTGGAAAACAGATCTGCTGGAATCAAATGACAGTTAAAGAGAGTTTGGCGGAGGGACGGAAGCGCATCTTCTCCACTGCAATTACGCGGGGGTCTGCCCTGGACAGGCCCCCACTAAGGCTCTTGTTTCTTACATAGTGGCCTCTTACCTGCTAGTCTGAGCCATTTCCCCTTGTGCTTCCTTCTTTCAGCTCGCAGGTAAATTACCCTGCAGGATGTCAGCTCCAGAGGGCAGGAATCTTTGCGTTTTGAGTAGCGACTATGCGTTGTCCACATATCTATTATGAATACCAACATATTTcaagtgtctagaacagtgcctggcacatgatacaTACCCATTGtatacttattgaataaatgaataaattcaggATGAGAAGTTCATTCTTGGAGTCTGAGTAAGAGCCGTTACCTTCTGACCAGCCCCGTTTTTTTTGTGATGCAGAGGGGTTGCAAATTTTGAAAACATGGGGCTTTAGTGTGACTTTGGTGAATTAATGACCATGAACAGGCTCTACAAAGAGAAGCAGTGGAGCAGTCGGACCAGCTGTGCCCCTTAGGAGCCGCGTGCTCGTGGGCCTCTGGGTGCCCGGTCCCCCAGAGCCACGTAGGCTTACTGACAGCAGCTTCTTCCCAGGGTTTGTATGAGGACTAAGTCAGTCAATAGGCAGAAAGCACTTAGGAAAGTCTGCTGATTTTACTAAGTACAAGATAAGCTGtgttttttagtgttttctgGATCCCTTCAATTCACTGAGATTGTGTATAATTATTAGGTGAAATTGAATTCTTTTAGCAATATGGACCAGGTGGGCTATCTACTGTCCTAAGTAATCATCCTAATGGCTTCACCCCTTCAGCGCCCCAAAGGGTCAGCAGGATGCAAGTCTATAACTTTCAAAAATTACCGCCCTTTCTACGGAAGCCCAGTGCTGTAGATGAGTCAAATGCATGCACCAAGCTATAATCCTGTcttaattaaagcaaaaatatgacCAAGGATTCTCCCAGAGAAACCCTCACTGAACAGGTCACTTTGGGTCAAATATTTAATCTCCATGAGGTCAGAAGTTTTCCCCGGCCCCTTTTCGGGCCATTGCTGCCCCAGGCTGTGGCCCCCCTAGTGTCAAGTTCTGTTGGAGGAACTGAAGTTCTCTGTGTTTTGTTAAATTCCATTTTGGTTCTACGGCCACTTCTCAGATAACGATCCCATGGGGCAGGAACCGTGTCCTCCAGAACCAATCTGTCCTCCGTCTCGCCCAGTGTAATCAATGAATGAGGGCGCCTCATCCTGCCCAGGCCCGACACTCCTACACAGGAAACTCTGCTTGAAACCAAGGGCTGCCTTAAACAGGACACAGAGGGACAGACACAAAAGCACACAGGCCTCTCACCAGTGAGTGTTGggcgggggtcgggggtgggggtggcgtcccacgtactgACCCCATTAGCACGGAGGCCCTGGTCTGGTTGTAGCCCCCATGGGCTGCGGAAAAGGCCATCAGCGGTGACCAGATCTTCGAGTACATGGGTTTGGTGTTCGACCCTCCAAGAACACTCAGcatattctaaagaaataaaagaaataagtaaggCAGTAGAAAAAGATTGTATCTAGACCTTATAACACTTATATAAGgctatataaaaagatatttgccCAAACATAAAGCTGGGAACTCTCTAGACAACttctttatttaaatacattttacattttgatagaCCCAAATAATGATGAtataggttttttgttgttgttttttggttttttttgctgaggaggattcgccttgagctaatatctgtgctaatcttcctcttgttttgcttgcggaagattcaccatgagctaacatctgtgccaatctattCTGTACGTGGCTAACTGCCATAGTATAGATgacgagcagtgtaggtccacgccctggatctgaacccattaacctgggccaccaaacgggagtgtgcaaacccaaccactacaccatggggccagcccctagattgatatttgttgaaaaagaaaagtgttcatTATAAGATAAATTTTTTCAAAGTAGTGAAGATGTGTGTATTGTATggtaccattttttaaaaatgaataaaagaataaaactctcctctctcctttgctctttctttctctctctcgccATACTTTTTGACCTCAGGTACAAATATTAATTCTAGGTATATACTTTATTACTTATCTTAGCAGTTTATTGCCtctatgaatttttaattttttcgcAATTAACATGTaacacttttaaagaaagaaaaaattgtttaggggccagcccggtggtgcagtggctaagttcgcacgttccgcttcagcggcccggggttcacaggttcagatcctggatgcagaaatggcaccacttggcaagccatgctgtggcaggcgtcccacacataaagtagaggaagataggcacggatgttagctcagggccagtcttcctcagcaaaaagaggaggattggcggcagatattagctcagggctaatcttccttaaaaacgaaagaaaaagaaaaaattgtttaaaaacacacacacaaacttccaAAGAGAGGAAGCGGAGCCAAAGGAACCAGTTCCTAACAGAGGAATTTCAAAACAGAAACCCTTCGTTTTGGGGAGTCGTCCTCTCTGACTCCCTCCCCATCATGTCACACCTCCCTCCCATTCCTCACTCACATGGTGGGAGTCCCAGGTGACATCTTGGTGAGACACGTCACTGCCAGGTCCCCGCCTGGAGTCCTAGGGCCACCCCTGTGGTCTGTGCGAGGGACTTGGGACGTTAGGCCATCACCTCTGGATTCAGTAGCCAGCCCGACGCTTGGACCTCTAAGAGGTAAAACCCTGGGGCCGGCAGCacgccgtggccaagtggttgagttccagcgctctgcttcggcggcccagggtttccctggtttggatcctgggcacggacatggcaccgctcatcaggccatgctgaggcggcatcccacatgccacaactagaagaacccacaagtaaaaaaaaacatgcaactatgtactggggggatttgaggagaaaaaccaggaaaaaaaaaaaaagaagattggcaacagttgttagctcaggcaccaatctttaaaaaacaaaaagaggtaaAACCCTATAAAAAATACAcgggaaggagaaaaaagcaattCACTTGGATGACACTCAATACAGGTGTTGAGAAAGAGGCCAGGTTGTCCCCAAAATGCCTGGAGAAGCAGCCTCCACTGGGCATACGACGCTAACCTTGATCTGTTGCAAGCATTATTGAAGAAAGGAGTTCTAAGGGCAGGCGCCAGCTTCAATTAATAGCTAACCGTTCCATATTGGAGATGGTGTTTCCTCCTTTAGCGGAATTTTCCATTAGACTCGCTGACAATATTTTATGTCAAATAAGTTATAAATTGAGCTGAAAAGTCAAGGCTACCAGGAAGCGATCAAGAAAGGAAGGCCGAATGGAAGTGCCAAGGGCTCACTTTAACACGATCTCCCGTCCTGGCCTGATGGATTACTAAGATGCAGCAGCAAACACGAGCACACTGATGCAACCTTGGAAACTCAgaattgaagaaaagtgaagcgTTCTTGGCCTTTATTTAATTGCTACATCTGAGGAGAGCAAACCCAACCGCTAAGAGGCTACGCCCGAGAATTTCTTTCCAATGAAGCTTTCCAGGGCCCTGCGTTCAAACAGCTGGAATTATCATTCAAGAACCACGCAGGCAGCCTTTGCAAATGAGGGATCTGCCTTCTGATGGGAAATGTGCCTTTCGTTTCCCGGGCGGGACGCAGTGTcctgggctttgtttattctccaTATAAACAGCCTGTTTTGAGAACCGTGTGTGAAGCATTTATTACGGCCACAGGTTATGGCAAATTTATTTCCGTCATGAAAGGTTCCGAGTGTGCAGAGGAGGTTAAGAAGAATAAAAACCCTATAACAAAACAAACTCGCCTTCCAAAGTTCTAAATTCCAGATAACGAAAGAGGTGGTGTGAAAACATCGCTAAAGTCCACTTTAAACATCCGAAGTTCTTAAGGAGAGATTAAGTCatgggaagaggaagcagaaaatgACAGAGCAATAAACACTTGGTGGCTCAGATATTAGAGGGTAAGTCAGTCAGCAACACGCGTGTCCAGGAAAACGAGGCGCCTGCACAGATTCCTTAATTCTGCCTCAAGTGGAGGAAGCGATGTGGAACTCAAATCCCTAGGATCTATAACAATTACAGGTAGtttaagaggaagagaaaacctCTGCATAGGAAAACCTTGACTCCAAGGCATCCACATCTTCATACTCTCGGGCTTCCAAACTGGGTCTCACCCAGGAGATATTAAACACGCACGTACGTACTGACGTGCAAAGATACCCAGCATACATTtgcatctctttattttctaaatcaattACATGTGGCTTGGCCCTGAGCCACCAACCTGGCAGAAAATCTGGGCTGAGCCATGCTTTGGGAATTGCTCTTTCTATGAGCCCCCCGGGCTGCCACAGGACCTCCTGGGCCTCAGCAGTCCAGAGAACCAGGGAAAGGACCTGCGGACCGTGACCCACGTGGTCCTCATGCAGGTGGCTTGCACACTTCTCCCCAGCTGAGCTTCAGCATTGAAGATTCAAGCCACGGCTTCCGGGCTGGGCTGGCTACTCCCCGAGGGCACACAACTCCCCACCAAAACATTGCGGGTGCCCAGGGCACAGATCTGCACCTCAACGCCATGGAAACCCCCAAGGCCTAAACTCCAACGTCCTCTCCCTCTCCAGATTGCACCACTCCCCTCTTTCTGTCTAAacagcagcctcctccctctctgtggtGGTGGATGGAGCGTGGGGGCCATTTTGGCCTCATAACTGCCCTCCCCCAACCAGAAAGGTAACAAGACTCTAGCCCAGATATTACAAACTGACACCTGAAGGCCAAATTCTGAGTTGTTTTGGCGAcaactttgtttttattacttgCAACACTTTAAAAAGTCTAGAATTTTCACATAAAAACCAAGCTTCCtatcttctatttaaaaatcaggtgctctgggggctggccccgtggccgagtgattaagttcacgcgctctgctgcaggcggcccagtgtttcgttggttcgaatcctgggcacggacacggcactgctcatcaaaccacgctgaggcagcgtcccacatgccacaactagaaggacccgcaacgaagaatatacaactatgtaccggggggggggggggctttggggagaaaaaggaaaaaaataaaatcttaaaaaaaaaaaaatcaggtgctCTGACAACGCCAGGCCCTCATTCCCATATGGCATAGCCGGTTAGAGCTGATGACAGAGGGGACATGCGTTCTCCTCTTTGCCGCAGTCTCCACTACTCCCTAATTTTGCACTAGGGCCACATCATGGACTTACGTTTCCTGCTGTGAGAATTGAATTTTGCAGTCCTTGATCTGGGCCTTAGGACATAAAGCTTTGGCTGCCTttctggaaatgagaaaaagaacagtTACCTTTTCATTCTTTCGGATTTCTCAAAGAACAAGTCAAAACCTAACATTTCAATAGCTTACCCTGTCATTTACCTGTACATATAACTCCTCTCTGATGGCAAGGCACAGGAGAAGCTGAACACCAGCAACCACACGCTTTCCACTTACACTTGGCACACAGCAACCAATCCATCCAcgtgttaaagaaaaaatcattcgGATACTTGTTGAAATGGTAAGGCGGACTCTATCCAGGAGAAGTTGCAACAGGCGCGGGGCTCACCGCGATGAGGTTttgcagtaggggagagagactggGTTCCACTCCAGACACAAGGAAGAAGAGTGGGAATCAAGATGCAGGGTGGGGCCAGCGGATGCAAAATCACTAGGAGGAAACCTCACGGGGGAGGGAGATTCCAGCTAAACCCACCTCACAGGATGCTTGCTGAAGGCAGGTCGGGGATCAAATATCAGTCACCTGGGGGCCTGGGGGGGAGGGACCTGGTCAGAAACGAAGGTGATCGGAGGTTGAGGGTGGGGGATTCTGGCTAAGCTGACTTAAGGTCATGCCCAAGGGCAAGGCCTAGCGAAAAAGAGCTCAGAGGAGCGTGACTAGAGTTCGGGCAGGGAGAGAATCCTGTCACACGCCTCCTGTCCTCATAGCCAGCTGTCTCCCTGGAAGACCAGAATGACTGTCACCAGCTGGCGATGTCCGCGGAACACCTGCCCTTTCTCCCGCGATTCAAGGACGAGAATGTGAAAAGTAGGGCAAACGCCAAGAACAGCAGGGTGTGGGTTTGTACAGGCAGCGCTACACGTGACCTACAGCATTAATGGTCCATCCTAACAGCAGAAAGAAGAGACCTAGCCTTGAAGGGACAGGGGACAGGAGATGGGCTCTGCCTCTGTCCACCAAGGGCACGCAACCAGCACAGGTGTTATATCACAGCCCAAGAACTGAAGGTAGGAGGTTGTGATGCCGGCCCTGacatcagttcccctacattaaacccagcattgTAAgtggttaaaaccaaaagcactggGCCCCTTCCCCTGCTTCTCTAAGttacattcatatgtaaatagcctttttttaaacctttgtatCCGTGAACTTCACAGGGAAAATAGATGTTACAAATTCTTagagcccaggtggcctcagGCTAACATTTTGGCTAGTTAGGGGTCCTTTGAAGTttggttttctgggtttttttgtttttgtttttgttttatgctttttggtgaggaagattggccctgagctaacatctgttgccaatcgtcttcctctttttcttttttcctccccaaagccccagtacatagttgtagatcctagctataggtcattctggttcttctctgtgggatgccaccacagcatggcttgacgagtagtgtgtaggtctgcgcccaagaaccaaaccagcaaaccctgggacgctgaagcagattgtgcaaacttaaccacttggccacagggtcggcccctgaAGTcttattacagggaaactgatgtccagagaatatcaagaagatGAAACTTTCCAGAccccaactcctcagcttcctggcaccagaatccaccatccaccatggcagcagacaaccaaggacactCACCTGCGGCTTCCCTTACCCGGCCATGTCCCTTCCTgaaagcagcctcacaaggccaaacgcaggTTGGTGGGAAAGCGCCacccagcaaggccacaggctccccctcCTCTACCTAAAACCTCAAAGAAAATCCCCTACCTTCTTTCCTTTGaggaaagaggcaaggaaagagttttgttgaaaggcagccagatgaggagGTGGGAGTTCCCGTTTTTATTTTGGTCTTTCTCTTGTGTGGGAGGTAAAAGAACCTGTTTGTGGCTGGTAACAGTTGTATCACACGTTACAGGAAAAGATGAGAATGCATGCAATTCAAAGGTGGTTGGGGAACCTCCCAACATCCATCGCGTTCCCTTAACCAGAATGATGCAGTCCTAAAGGTACTAGGAAGGGAGTTTTCCAATGTATCTGAACTTCGAGGGAAAGCTGAAATAGGAACAGGTCCCCTTTTGTGGGCACCAGATGCACACCCAGCATGAGAGCTCACCCCAGCGCCTCTGTACAGGGAGCAAAGGACAGGACCATGACCTGCATTGTTCCTTTGATTGAACAGTGTTGAATCTCCATCAATGTTCACAGACCTGCTCGGGAAGCTTCAGGGTGCTGGCGGCATGCAGCAGGCTATGGTGGGAGTCAGGAGGAAGGGCTAGGCTGGAGGTCAACCTCTCAGAGCAGGGAGGTGGTTAAGGCATTGTTTGTAATGGATGGAGGAGCGGgtagaataagaaagaaataacaataacacTAGCGTTTATTACGTTCCTACTCCATAAAAGACTTGTGTAAGGCATTTTGTAAGTATTGTCTTCTTTAATCTTCTCCAAAATGAAGAAGGTGCTATATGatcctgtaggggaggaagacatttcctctacccattctgggtccttctggccaggctacaaattaaactcacatgagaatcacaggagaaaattaaacaaagctttatagcaggtatacatgggagagacccaggaaaactgagcaactcaccaaaatggtggaagctctcaccttaaataccatcctcagctgaagacaaaggaggatgttggcggtGGGGGAGTCAGTGAtgggaaaagcacagtaaacaagagtaaggttattatgcagatttaagtccttgccttctgcactgataagagtttctagagatgaggtcatcccccttcttcctggtacagagagggagacacctttacagatggagatttcccttacaaacgtaaatgcctcttacaaagggtaacttctacttttcagagtttctctcatgtctgcagtttttaaaagtaatcagc is a genomic window of Equus przewalskii isolate Varuska chromosome 32, EquPr2, whole genome shotgun sequence containing:
- the LOC103554087 gene encoding uncharacterized protein is translated as MDWLLCAKCKWKACGCWCSASPVPCHQRGVICTERQPKLYVLRPRSRTAKFNSHSRKQYAECSWRVEHQTHVLEDLVTADGLFRSPWGLQPDQGLRANGVSTWDATPTPDPRPTLTDMWTTHSRYSKRKDSCPLELTSCRVIYLRAERRKHKGKWLRLADLFSSLPGGHAVFLSYFHS